One Rossellomorea aquimaris DNA window includes the following coding sequences:
- a CDS encoding aminotransferase A → MEQYINPRVKDIQISGIRKFFNMVADIDDIVSLTIGQPDFPTPQHVKEAGKAAIDDDFTSYTHNAGFLELREAAASYVKEKYNVHYNPVNEVIVTNGASQGIDVILRTLLCEGDDCLIPGPVYPGYEPIIKLCGANPVHVDITQNDFKLDAALIEGSLTPSTKCVILPYPSNPTGVSLSKAELKEIADLLRNRNIFVLADEIYSELTFDDSHYSIAEYLREQTIVVNGLSKSHSMTGWRIGLVFAPESISKHLIKVHQYNVSCASSVSQKAAYEALTVGKDDAADMKKEYKKRRDYVYNRLVEMGFDGIVKPDGAFYFFVKIPERILLSSFDFSLALAQEKKVAVVPGDAFSELGEGYFRLSYACSMDQLTEGLDRIHSFIQT, encoded by the coding sequence TTGGAACAGTATATTAACCCTCGGGTCAAGGACATCCAGATTTCAGGTATACGAAAGTTTTTTAATATGGTGGCAGACATAGACGACATAGTTTCCTTGACAATCGGTCAGCCGGATTTCCCTACCCCACAACATGTTAAGGAGGCGGGGAAGGCTGCCATTGATGATGACTTCACTTCCTATACCCATAATGCAGGATTTCTCGAATTACGAGAAGCTGCGGCTTCATATGTAAAAGAAAAATATAATGTACATTATAACCCTGTAAATGAGGTCATAGTCACAAACGGCGCATCTCAGGGGATCGATGTGATCCTTCGTACGCTATTATGCGAAGGAGATGACTGCCTTATCCCCGGACCTGTGTATCCAGGCTATGAACCGATCATTAAACTTTGTGGTGCTAATCCCGTACATGTTGATATCACACAAAATGATTTTAAGTTGGATGCCGCTCTTATTGAGGGTAGCTTAACTCCTTCTACAAAATGTGTCATATTGCCTTATCCATCCAATCCAACAGGGGTAAGCCTTTCAAAAGCGGAATTAAAAGAGATTGCCGACTTGCTTAGAAATAGAAATATCTTTGTGTTGGCTGATGAAATTTATAGCGAGCTTACCTTTGATGATTCCCATTATTCCATTGCCGAATATTTAAGAGAACAAACCATCGTTGTCAATGGTTTATCTAAATCACATAGTATGACCGGTTGGAGGATCGGGCTGGTATTCGCTCCAGAATCGATCTCTAAACATCTTATAAAGGTTCACCAGTACAATGTATCATGTGCTTCTTCCGTCTCCCAGAAAGCTGCCTATGAAGCTCTTACAGTCGGAAAAGATGATGCGGCAGATATGAAGAAAGAATATAAAAAACGTAGGGACTATGTATACAACCGATTAGTTGAGATGGGATTTGATGGAATCGTCAAACCTGACGGAGCCTTCTATTTTTTCGTCAAGATACCAGAGCGGATTCTATTGAGTTCATTTGATTTCTCCTTGGCACTTGCCCAAGAGAAAAAGGTGGCTGTCGTTCCTGGGGATGCCTTTTCAGAGCTCGGAGAAGGTTACTTCCGACTATCCTATGCCTGCTCCATGGACCAGCTGACAGAAGGACTCGACCGTATCCACTCCTTCATCCAAACCTGA
- the corA gene encoding magnesium/cobalt transporter CorA: MIRTSIIMENGEIDQNVPLSRIKEKGVKWYWVDFSEPTSKDIRLLKLYFRFHPLAIEDCLDDFSQRAKLDFYDQYIFVLLHAINQKTLDSHEVNMFVNASFIVTFHKQPVRELNNVWEKVQQEGDQLSPFKVMHGIVDRLVDDYFPLVYGIEDRLNKIEDNTNEDADSDLMDELFDIRHDMSKLRRTLVPMRDLLYRISNSGRLNALKEEQLYFNDVYDHLIKLVEMLESYREFSSDIRDNYLSINSDKMNNIMMTLTVITTIFMPLTFIAGLYGMNFVYMPELDERSGYFIVLGVMGIIALIMFGFFMKIGWLRFSTKKRRKRRRLLRLK; the protein is encoded by the coding sequence ATGATCAGAACGAGTATTATCATGGAAAATGGGGAAATTGACCAGAATGTTCCCTTATCCAGAATAAAAGAAAAGGGGGTTAAATGGTATTGGGTGGATTTTTCAGAGCCTACCAGCAAGGATATTCGGTTGCTTAAACTGTACTTTCGATTCCATCCACTTGCGATAGAGGATTGCCTTGACGATTTCAGTCAGCGGGCCAAGCTCGATTTTTATGATCAGTACATATTTGTCCTTCTGCATGCCATTAATCAGAAAACCCTGGATTCTCACGAAGTGAATATGTTTGTGAACGCAAGTTTTATCGTAACCTTCCATAAGCAGCCTGTAAGGGAATTAAATAATGTATGGGAAAAAGTTCAGCAAGAAGGGGATCAGCTAAGTCCTTTTAAGGTCATGCATGGAATTGTTGACCGGTTAGTGGACGATTATTTTCCGCTTGTTTATGGTATTGAAGACCGACTCAATAAAATTGAAGATAACACGAATGAAGACGCTGATAGTGATTTGATGGATGAATTATTCGATATTCGTCATGATATGTCAAAGTTAAGAAGAACCCTCGTTCCCATGAGGGATTTATTATATCGAATCAGCAATTCAGGCAGATTGAATGCACTTAAAGAAGAGCAGCTTTATTTTAATGATGTGTACGATCATTTAATTAAGCTTGTCGAAATGCTTGAATCGTATCGTGAATTTTCATCAGATATCCGGGATAATTATTTATCCATTAACTCGGATAAAATGAATAATATCATGATGACCTTAACAGTCATTACGACGATCTTTATGCCTCTTACGTTTATTGCGGGCCTATATGGGATGAACTTTGTCTATATGCCGGAACTCGATGAGCGAAGCGGATACTTTATCGTTCTCGGGGTAATGGGTATCATAGCACTGATCATGTTTGGGTTCTTTATGAAAATCGGCTGGCTCAGGTTCAGCACGAAAAAACGGAGAAAACGAAGAAGACTCCTTCGTTTAAAATAA
- a CDS encoding HD domain-containing protein: MLADMINFVTEVDKLKTIERRTYVSNKSRRENSGEHSWHVCVMAMTLFDVYERNQETDLFTSIQMLLLHDIVEIDAGDTYAFDERGYKDKRKREELAADRIFGLLPEKNRDEYRSLWDEFEEGITNEALYAGIIDHIQPLLLNVSTQGKSWMEHKIHAHQVLNRNAWIKDISPQIYAQINEWVAMGVENGWLINK; this comes from the coding sequence ATGTTAGCTGATATGATTAATTTCGTTACAGAGGTAGACAAACTAAAGACGATTGAACGCCGTACATACGTAAGTAACAAAAGCCGCAGGGAAAATAGCGGCGAGCATTCCTGGCATGTATGCGTGATGGCCATGACCTTATTTGATGTGTATGAGAGAAACCAGGAGACAGACCTGTTCACTTCCATCCAGATGCTTCTTCTACATGACATCGTAGAAATTGATGCAGGCGATACATACGCGTTTGATGAAAGAGGCTATAAAGACAAGAGAAAACGGGAAGAGCTTGCAGCTGACCGAATCTTTGGACTGCTTCCAGAAAAAAATAGAGACGAATACCGCTCTTTATGGGATGAGTTTGAAGAAGGAATAACCAATGAAGCTCTCTATGCCGGGATCATCGACCACATCCAGCCCCTTCTCTTAAATGTTTCAACTCAAGGGAAATCTTGGATGGAACATAAAATTCACGCTCATCAGGTTCTAAACCGCAATGCGTGGATTAAAGACATTTCACCACAAATTTATGCTCAAATTAACGAATGGGTAGCCATGGGAGTTGAAAATGGCTGGCTTATAAACAAATAG
- the queC gene encoding 7-cyano-7-deazaguanine synthase QueC, with protein sequence MNTEKALVVFSGGQDSTTCLFWAKKAFKEVEAVTFNYGQRHVAELDCAKEIAEDLEVPHHVLDMSLLNQLAPSALTRTDEEITHQDGELPSTFVPGRNLLFLSFAGILAKQIGARHIVTGVCETDFSGYPDCRDIFVKSLNVSLNLSMDDQFVIHTPLMWINKAQTWEMADDLGAFRYVKENTLTCYNGIKGSGCGECPACELRQRGLEEYKSAKKGGEGR encoded by the coding sequence ATGAACACAGAGAAAGCGTTAGTCGTATTCAGCGGAGGTCAAGATAGTACAACGTGTTTATTTTGGGCAAAGAAAGCATTTAAAGAAGTAGAAGCGGTGACATTTAACTATGGTCAGAGGCATGTTGCAGAGCTGGACTGTGCAAAAGAAATCGCGGAGGATCTGGAAGTCCCTCACCATGTATTAGATATGAGTTTATTAAATCAATTGGCACCAAGTGCTTTAACACGGACAGATGAAGAAATCACTCATCAGGATGGTGAATTACCGTCTACATTCGTTCCTGGGAGAAATCTATTATTCCTGTCATTTGCTGGCATACTAGCTAAGCAAATCGGAGCGAGGCATATTGTAACAGGTGTATGTGAAACGGATTTCAGCGGCTATCCTGATTGCCGGGATATTTTTGTGAAATCCTTGAATGTTTCCCTCAATCTATCCATGGATGATCAGTTTGTGATTCATACTCCTCTTATGTGGATCAATAAGGCACAAACGTGGGAAATGGCAGATGATTTAGGTGCTTTCCGTTATGTAAAGGAGAATACCCTCACTTGCTATAATGGGATAAAAGGCAGCGGTTGTGGTGAGTGCCCTGCATGTGAGCTTAGACAAAGAGGGCTGGAAGAATATAAAAGTGCAAAAAAAGGGGGAGAGGGAAGATGA